Genomic window (Ranitomeya variabilis isolate aRanVar5 chromosome 8, aRanVar5.hap1, whole genome shotgun sequence):
aggcttttccggcctactaaaggtgtctgtctgtgtgcccctgcctggtgttgtcctcaactaaataaagctgagcttcaaccttctgctccaaattaccattttaaaaaatgcaataggcttttccggcctactaaaggtgtctgtctgtgtgcccctgcctggtgttgtcctcaactaaataaagctgagcttcaaccttctgctccaaattaccattttaaaaaatgcaataggcttttccggcctactaaaggtgtctgtctgtgtgccactgcctggtgttgccctcaactaaataaagctgagcttcaaccttctgctccaaattaccattttgaaaaatgcaataggcttttccggcctactaaaggtgtctgtctgtgtgcccctgcctggtgttgtcctcaactaaataaagctgagcttcaaccttccggctctcattaagtggttttaaaaaaaaaaaatggtggttagggcctactaacggcttctgcccctccctggtgttgtcctcaactaaataaagctgagcttcaaccttccggctctcattaagtggttttaaaaaaaaaaaatggtggttagggcctactaacggcttctgcccctccctggtgttgccctcaactaaataaagctgagcttcaaccttctgctccaaattaccattttgaaaaatgcaataggcttttccggcctactaaaggtgtctgtctgtgtgccactgcctggtgttgccctcaactaaataaagctgagcttcaaccttctgctccaaattaccattttgaaaaatgcaataggcttttccggcctactaaaggtgtctgtctgtgtgcccctgcctggtgttgtcctcaactaaataaagctgagcttcaaccttccggctctcattaagtggttttaaaaaaaaaaaatggtggttagggcctactaacggcttctgcccctccctggtgttgtcctcaactaaataaagctgagcttcaaccttccggctctcattaagtggtttttaaaaaaaaaatggtggttagggcctactaacggcttctgcccctccctggtgttgtcctcaactaaataaagctgagcttcaaccttccggctctcattaagtggttttaaaaaaaaaaatggtggttagggcctactaacggcttctgcccctccctggtgttgtcctcaactaaataaagctgagcttcaaccttccggctctcattaagtggttttaaaaaaaaaaaatggtggttagggcctactaacggcttctgcccctccctggtgttgccctcaactaaataaagctgagcttcaaccttctgctccaaattaccattttgaaaaatgcaataggcttttccggcctactaaaggtgtctgtctgtgtgcccctgcctggtgttgtcctcaactaaataaagctgagcttcaaccttctgctccaaattaccattttaaaaaatgcaataggcttttccggcctactaaaggtgtctgtctgtgtgcccctgcctggtgttgtcctcaactaaataaagctgagcttcaaccttctgctccaaattaccattttaaaaaatgcaataggcttttccggcctactaaaggtgtctgtctgtgtgcccctgcctggtgttgtcctcaactaaataaagctgagcttcaaccttctgctccaaattaccattttaaaaaatgcaataggcttttccggcctactaaaggtgtctgtctgtgtgccactgcctggtgttgccctcaactaaataaagctgagcttcaaccttctgctccaaattaccattttgaaaaatgcaataggcttttccggcctactaaaggtgtctgtctgtgtgcccctgcctggtgttgtcctcaactaaataaagctgagcttcaaccttccggctctcattaagtggttttaaaaaaaaaaaatggtggttagggcctactaacggcttctgcccctccctggtgttgtcctcaactaaataaagctgagcttcaaccttccggctctcattaagtggttttaaaaaaaaaatggtggttagggcctactaacggcttctgcccctccctggtgttgtcctcaactaaataaagctgagcttcaaccttccggctctcattaagtggttttaaaaaaaaaaatggtggttagggcctactaacggcttctgcccctccctggtgttgtcctcaactaaataaagctgagcttcaaccttccggctctcattaagtggttttaaaaaaaaaaaatggtggttagggcctactaacggcttctgcccctccctggtgttgtcctcaactaaataaagctgagcttcaaccttccggctctcattaagtggttttaaaaaaaaaaaatggtggttagggcctactaacggcttctgcccctccctggtgttgccctcaactaaataaagctgagcttcaaccttctgctccaaattaccattttgaaaaatgcaataggcttttccggcctactaaaggtgtctgtctgtgtgcccctgcctggtgttgtcctcaactaaataaagctgagcttcaaccttctgctccaaattaccattttaaaaaatgcaataggcttttccggcctactaaaggtgtctgtctgtgtgcccctgcctggtgttgccctcaactaaataaagctgagcttcaaccttctgctccaaattaccattttgaaaaatgcaataggcttttccggcctactaaaggtgtctgtctgtgtgcccctgcctggtgttgtcctcaactaaataaagctgagcttcaaccttccggctctcattaagtggttttaaaaaaaaaaatggtggttagggcctactaacggcttctgcccctccctggtgttgccctcaactaaataaagctgagcttcaaccttctgctccaaattaccattttgaaaaatgcaataggcttttccggcctactaaaggtgtctgtctgtgtgcccctgcctggtgttgtcctcaactaaataaagctgagcttcaaccttccggctctcgttaagtggttttaaaaaaaaaaaatggtggttagggcctactaacggcttctgcccctccctggtgttgccctcaactaaataaagctgagcttcaaccttctgctccaaattaccattttgaaaaatgcaataggcttttccggcctactaaaggtgtctgtctgtgtgcccctgcctggtgttgtcctcaactaaataaagctgagcttcaaccttctgctccaaattaccattttaaaaaatgcaataggcttttccggcctactaaaggtgtctgtctgtgtgcccctgcctggtgttgccctcaactaaataaagctgagcttcaaccttctgctccaaattaccattttgaaaaatgcaataggcttttccggcctactaaaggtgtctgtctgtgtgcccctgcctggtgttgtcctcaactaaataaagctgagcttcaaccttccggctctcattaagtggttttaaaaaaaaaaatggtggttagggcctactaacggcttctgcccctccctggtgttgccctcaactaaataaagctgagcttcaaccttctgctccaaattaccattttgaaaaatgcaataggcttttccggcctactaaaggtgtctgtctgtgtgcccctccctggtgttgtcctcaactaaataaagctgagcttcaaccttccggctctcattaagtggttttaaaaaaaaaaatggtggttagggcctactaacggcttctgcccctccctggtgttgccctcaactaaataaagctgagcttcaaccttctgctccaaattaccattttaaaaaatgcaataggcttttccggcctactaaaggtgtctgcccctccctggtgttgtcctcaactgaacaaagctgagcttccacattctggctttcgccctatactatcagatattaaactgcatttggcctactagtgtggttaggcccttgaaacagtgtctgctgctcttgggtttgctactccactgaacaaagcaatgccgcctgtttagtcctgttaccaattttgaactgcatgtagcctactttattctttggccctatatctgtttcctcctcatcctgcccattgcccagccactgctaaatgagtctgctggtacattgacctagaccactacattccccttgtactctacacagccagaatctgtccctgctgaaagtaaggttccccttcccgcatgttataccaccttacacagggacaaagaggaaggtgcagatgaaagtgcaggttccttcatcaggtgggggggcatactcgttggcgacgtcactggcacagggcccctcagagtacgcaaaagtgtcgctgctggtgggaggcgcccccgccatgcaaacacaccgccgtactttgaggggccctgtgccagtggcaatgcgaacgagtgggccccccctgcttgctcaggatcacagcacttgcaacttttaaatacttacctttccctgcaacaccgccgtgacgtagtccgcatttcctgggcccacgaaaaacttgagccagccctactccccccacaactttcccccaattccttatgcccaactattattatacagttaattaagattggcaagcttcagaaacaagaatggatgtttttggcattaaaatgggcactgtaggtgttttcctggcctccactcactgccgactatgcttccccattgacttgcattgggtttcgtgtttcggtcgatccccgacttttagcgataatcggccgactgcactcgactcgactctggacaaaatcgggtttcccaaaaccctactcgatcttaaaaaaatgaaagtcgctcaaccctagtcatcactatCATAGGGCTTTCAGCATTTATCAGCTCCGCCTCCTGATCACATGACGATGAGGTCACAtcaggtccttcagctctcagcagctcagtcctggttgtgtgcagctcgtgtttaTCTGGTATCAACCAGCAGCAGATTTCTGGTTCCTGCTGTTCTGGTGAGATGTGGAGagaggggcagaatgtggagatggatgggcagaatgcggagactgatggggcagaatgtggagatggatggggcaggatgtggatttgggtggaaaatattttggcgggggggccccatttggaagttcgcaccggggcccataactttgtagttacgccactttatagtagcttagaactgtctttatacttgcagattctagggaccaagacgacgcaggcagaccccccaaagttttgaaaacatgtaagtataaagtcccgaaaagctgcgtctatccttttgtacagtagcttagaactctctttatacttgcagattctagggaccaagacaaACTCAGGCAGAATGTCTTCATCTGAGagcccccctcacatcgtcagccacctgaggttttttttttttttattcctaaattttttttggtacatctctggtaatgtttttgaaccctatatgtatttattctgttttcacaggaagaagatggaggaggagcagcagcagcagcagcagaggagcagcttcatgaaggagacgggcagggtggagaaatgagaggagcgggagcgcatagtgtaagttttgcagatacagatcctcacataaaacacactacactcaacacaaacattcagcacagcacacacacagtacatatgcctccatccaagcacataatttatttcttatttatttttattagtcttcacaatccggggctcgacgtagagttcctcaGAGCACCTACCATAGCCGTCGGAATGCTAGGCGCGGCagtcaccgaagagtaagttccttttttggtttggtgtttagcaaactgtaaaattcatgtgttataatctttccctttttattcttttttttttttttttgttaaaaggcttcacagcgtgctcccgaacaggatgaggaagaggacgAGGGCATAGAcgtggacaccctcatccaagcggtccaaagtcgggagccgctatggaagatgtcggaccgccgccatgctgaccagtacgtcacccgacggctatgggaggaagtctgCAATGCTGTcattgataactgggaggaactcaatgctggggcccaggatctagcacgtaagtattcacagttcattaacgtgtgttagcatgatttaatgtgttgtatagtaaccttTTTTTGAtttctctttccaggtaacagggtaatcgtgcggtggcggtcactgagggatcgctttaagagggagttcaataaggagatgcaggccccgagtggatctagaggacgcaggagcaggtataagcattccagagccctgtcgttcctccggtcgacgctgctgagcagaaggtaaatattcaacaccacaagttttcagtcaaactgttaaaatgtgtaaccttctaatttttttttggcagcaagggcaattgtaatatcaagatactaatttttttgtttgtttcttctttaacagtactgtcagcagcactcgggagcctgcatcagagttgcacccctctggagcgatccctcaggggtccgccaccggggaccacgtcgacccttctgtgtctgcaccttcccttttgtgtgatccctcggccccatccaccagcgctggagcagcagggtggacttcgtcacttgaagctgcaggtgatgagatggagttccctttaccccacccctctgacactgccgcaacatctagaccacctttggggtcaggacggcagcgccagagaggtcaggaaaggagctatgcgcctgaatttttgcatttgaatgcagccttccagaatgccatcaagcttttgggtgagcaaacgtctgctgggtacaatatgcttcaCAAATGCATATTGGAACTCGGCAGTCGTCTGGATAGGCTGcagtcagatgcaaaccagtcaccaagacactgcttttttcagtcagtcctcaggcacatggagaatctaactcctgacctgcagatgcatgtgatgcaaggctgccacactgctctagcgcaggcgatgtcccaagcccctccacccacccttcatgtttcaacacctttcccctctcaagtcgccgtctatcctcccatccatccttctcccgtccatcctcctcccgtccatcctactccttcgccatacctttcttcccccctcagtatttcccagttcctaccttcccctttccattcttcccctttaacttcaccgttcccacccccaccaacaccttcaccatacctcccacagaccacatctgtacctcaactcccttcccaacctcatgttttcaccagccattccacttctgttcctccccgtgatgtcctgtccccccctatcgacgtggcctgccctgtcagcccctccgctactatctccaccccaaattatgagaacctttaaaaactgtatgtaaataaataaaactttttgtggtttgaaaacaattttattgtcgtttttttttttttttttttaaactgtattaaaaccaccaaggttatggtaatagTAAACATTACAAAGTGTTTAAAGGGTACCGGTACAAAACATACAAAATACAGCAAGGTTAACGAaacaaaaaaatggtatttttacaagtttgaaaaacattttttttaaaccatttgatactgccagtcaactgatcctgcaggagacatgaaatagtctgcaaaattgtcccgcattctggagactgctacaggactgcgaaaagttgtgttgtggtagtccggcaaggtgctttctgaaacattatcctccagggaaacatgttcttttgataaaacaaaattgtgaagtaccacgcaagccttcaccacatcatcgacagtttcagtctgcagtttaatggcagttagtagcactctccatttggcagttaggatgccaaaagcacattccactactctgcgtgctctggttaaacggtaattgaaaattttcttcctctgggtcagtccactacttccaaagggtttaagcaaatgtggggaaagctggaaagCGTCATCACCAACGCAAACAAATGGTaaaggtggaccggtggttccagggagaggtctagggggcggaaaatcaaatgtctctccatacaaccgacgccccattggtgaacttttaaaaatctgtgagtcatttgcgcgtccatacgcaccgatatccacagcgatgaacttacagtgtgcgtcggctatggccatcaaaacaattgaaaaatatttcttataattgtagaattctgatccagagccagaaggtttgacgatccttatatgtttcccatcaactgcgccgacacaatttgggaactggcatattggTAGAAAATTttgggcaatctccagccacctctcctgtgatggctctggaatgtattccgcttgtaggcactcccacagtgcccggcaggtatctctgatgatcccggaaatggtggatatcccaagcctaaatTGAAAATGTAGCGAtgagaacgactctccagttgcaaggaatctgttaacaaaacgaaaagacaataattaataaaaacttcaaaaaacatcattacagttataagtctgatgaatgagaataatttaaaaaaaaaataacttaccgaatagtcaccatgagacgctccgctggtgatatggagaagcgcaactgggtgtctcgtctccgtatagaatcttccacatggcccaataaaatttcaaaattttcagccttcatcctcacatagttgaagaacttctgagggttttccctcagTTCAAGGTAAAGTgttgaataaacaccacgggtcatgcgttgggctgtgatgggatggatccacagccttctcttccgccgctgccgcaggatgcgcagtctttcctcctccttgtcccgaacgatgactgccaactgatttgcctcaaaagtaaaatccgcacatatcttcgctatgtttgccagtacttgctccatcgctgccactttctctaataaaccctttcaaagatgtgatgtaaatacacagtatatatagttttccagtagtttccagtagccaatcacattgagatcctccccttctaaaaaacggatcagtcaaaaaacggatccaacggatGGGAAAACGGTCGTGacggttccgacggatccgtttttgtgacggatcagtataactgatccgtcaaaaaaacggatccgtcggaaccgttttcccaacaattttgacggatccgtcgatccgtcacgatgtcggaagtgactgacgccaaacaactgaagtgtgaaagaagccttagacttcAGTTACCCAAAAGGTAAAGGTAAAGCTCAGCAGTCAGCACCAGACATAGGACCCACTGAAGGAATGCCGagggtttaaagatttttctgtaagtAGTGAAACATAATAAGATTATTGGATATCAAAGACTCAGTGATACAAGCGTGCTCCCGAGAAATGACTGTGTCTGTGTAAGAATAGGATTTTTATTGCTTCATATACAATAGACATAGAAACTGAGGTGGCCAATAACAGTCAGTGCTAAAGAGGTTGTCTGGGACTGTAACAGTGAAGGCCTATCCTTAAGATAGATCATCTATGTCTGATCGGTGCGGGTTCATTACATAtacaaattttatatatatatatatatatatatatatatatatatatatatatatatatatatatatatatattatacacacacacacagtatatacacatactcacacatacacatgtatatatacatacatacatatttatacacacacatctTATATATAAAgcggaatgtgtgtatgtatgtatgtgtgtgtgtatggccgggactggcatctgaaccgtcgcagctacagccacaaaattttgcacagtcacactctggaccctgagagcgtcataggctatgttgtgaggtgaaattttaaccccgcgctttccaattctccaaacaattttgcccctatctacataatggggaaaaaatgaaaggaaaagtgttggaggcaaattaacagctgccagatgtgaacaagggggacttaaagaatgagagcgatggcgccaaagagtatatactgtacagttgctaaggtggggccccgacatgggataatcaccacaccaccacggggatatgaacacacacacaaaatgcgccacacactaccacgtgctcgaacacatataccaccctcagcgcacatttcaccacacatacaccaacctcgccacataaaagtagaaacacaaaagtcgccgctcaaaactcgccacgcgcaaaact
Coding sequences:
- the LOC143788461 gene encoding uncharacterized protein LOC143788461, whose translation is MRGAGAHSSSQSGARRRVPQSTYHSRRNARRGSHRRASQRAPEQDEEEDEGIDVDTLIQAVQSREPLWKMSDRRHADQYVTRRLWEEVCNAVIDNWEELNAGAQDLARNRVIVRWRSLRDRFKREFNKEMQAPSGSRGRRSRYKHSRALSFLRSTLLSRSTVSSTREPASELHPSGAIPQGSATGDHVDPSVSAPSLLCDPSAPSTSAGAAGWTSSLEAAGDEMEFPLPHPSDTAATSRPPLGSGRQRQRGQERSYAPEFLHLNAAFQNAIKLLGEQTSAGYNMLHKCILELGSRLDRLQSDANQSPRHCFFQSVLRHMENLTPDLQMHVMQGCHTALAQAMSQAPPPTLHVSTPFPSQVAVYPPIHPSPVHPPPVHPTPSPYLSSPLSISQFLPSPFHSSPLTSPFPPPPTPSPYLPQTTSVPQLPSQPHVFTSHSTSVPPRDVLSPPIDVACPVSPSATISTPNYENL